The genomic DNA AGCTAAATGGCTTCATATTATATAAAAACTAAGACaattcgtcacactgttaaaataatcgcataagtcattttgtcaaaattgctttttttgttgttgcctaaatcaactcatgatgccggccacctatggtaaaatcgcctacatcatcagttgatcagatcatgtgattttacccctttaagataatggcctatgtcaagtgtgtgacttaagtggatttattatgcctaagtcaaaataaaatgtgacttaagtggatttattatgcctaagtcaaaataaaatgtgacttaggcaatattttgaacatgcctttgtgacttaagatatggtaacactttattttgaaggggtctacataagagtgacatgagcgtgtcataaacatgacatgggatgtgtcatgaatattaatgacactttgaagtaacattaatgctcatgatacctGCCATGTCATGTTTGACAGgcttgtgtttcctgcaaaacttgaaagaatgagttaggcgattattttaacagggtgacaaatTTGAAAGAAGCAAAAAACTTCAAACCACTGCTGATCGTAATTTTTTAGAGAAATCAGtgacttaaattaaacttttaaataaaaaaatttaaaaaacagccaAGATGCACATTTTCTTAGAAATTACTTTAAGTAAAAGATATCTGGAATACAGCAAGCTGGGATAGTTTGAATTTCCTGtgtggggattttttttccctttgtaaGTTGAATATCTTTAGTTAGACTGTTGGTTAGATAAACAATTTGAAGATGCAATATAAGACTGCGAAATGATAACAGGCCTTTGCCAGATTATTGAAATACTTTTCAGATGTTTATATTCTTTTTCCAAACTGTTTATCAGAGTTTGTACagctttttaagagtaaaattcaagcTTGGAAAATCACCCTCTTTTCATATCTACCAACATGGTCTTAGGGGTGAACAAGACAGAAAAATCAGTGAGTTAATAATTGGAGGGAAACACAGACAACGATATCAAATTATGTGTTTTACTTATTTAGGTTGCGCTCTACAACCTGTGACTGTGATTATGAataaaacagcaacacaaaatgCTGTCTGCTTTCAGAATGTCAACAGTTGAGAGTATTTCAGTCCATAGTTCAGCCATTGTCAGTGGTGCACAACAATTATATTTGgacaaaatgtaagaaaaatgttaaattagaGCAGAAGACCATATGTGACAGAAACAAGATTCATGAAAGAGTAATACACACATAGCGAGTCAAAACAAGAAAGCATTGTGGCCTCAGCCTAAAACACTCAACAGATTTTTCCCCAAATGCAGATGCATGATGAGGGGGAGCGGCAGATGGTTTTAActttttgaatgcattttttaatgtcccttatttcaaaatgtattatgtcaTGAGCTTGGTGTGGAGGGTAGCAACAGGCCACCCAACATTTCCACCTGCTTCCTTTTGTCCTTGGCACGGTTGATAGCCATCTTGAATAAGCGACAGTACAACTCCACAGCAACTGCAGTGTCATCATTCCCGGGCACAGGGTATGTCAGCAGGCTGGGGTTGCAGTTTGAGTCCACCACACCCACTGTGGGAATATTCATCTTTGCTGCATCTCTGATCGCCACATGTGACTGAAACACATTGTTGAGGGTGGAAAGGAAGATGATGAGGTCTGGCAGGCGGACTCCTGGGCCGTATTGGACGGGAGCGTTGGTAAGGAGGCCGCCCTGCCAGtagcgtgtgtgtgcgtactCGCCACAACCCTTAGCAGTGCTCTCCACCAGGTGGCTAAACTGACGCTGGCGGCTGATGAAGAGTATGATGCCACCACGGTATGCTATGTGGGCAGTGAAGTTCAGGGCGAGCTGAAGGTGCTCCATAGTCTGGTCGAGATCAATTATATCCTGGTCCATACGGCAGCCATAGAGGTACGGCTCCATGAGCCTAAGAAAGAGAATTTGAttcaggttaaaaaaataattaaaaaaaatggtcacAGCGGCTGACGGTGCTTCAATTTTCAAGGTCGCAGCACCGTCACCTTTGTGTATATTATTGACTTATTAATAGACACTATCGAACAATTTTCAGTTGTGCTCCGTTTATTTGCCATGCTAAGCTAATGTTATGTTGGTTTATATGAGTGATTTTGTTgatgaaacaccagattattaagttgaaaatcaagcactttcaaaacaacgtttaaattaaacaatttcACTTTTCTGTACAAGCCctgttgataatgaaaataagcaTTTGTTGTATTCATTTCCCCAACGCTTAAATGGTTGAACCAGTAGAATTGCTTCAATATTGTGTACTTCTGCCTTAACATGGCTGAATAGATACGTAGTTGCATaatttgttagaaaaaaaatctaactttgattagtttgactgatatttaaACAAAGTGAATGTGATACTGGAGGGGTGGATTGTTTTTGCATGATAATTCTACATTTGCATTTCATTGAAAAACGTTAAAATGGTCAtggtattatttttttgcaaggaTCCTTAACAAAGACGTCTGTCAAATATGAGGTATGGGCCAGGAGGAGTAAATGTTTAACTGACTGAACAATACCCACCCATGTCACTACTGAGAGCATCTCTCTCTTAAAAAATCATTGCAATTAGTGATGGGACAGAGTGTGCTGAGGCTTCGGAGCGTGTGTCGAGAAATCCAGGAAGTCTTTTATGAAGCGCGTATCGAGGCTTTTTCTTTAAGGGCGAGTAACATCATTGTTGACGTTTGAAGCCTCGCTGGTTCAGGTAATGGTTCGAGTGTTGGCGTgatatatgaacatatataaAGCGCAATGGATCCCCGCAAAGTtgagtccaagcacagtggcaaaaatattgtttcttaGTCAAAAtgaagtcatcatcatcatcaccccaGTATTCATAAGCACAATCACTGTCTAATCTTTGGAAAAACCTGCAACAAGTTTAGCATAAACATCTcatgtcctattggatttattcaaacactgactgaaatcatactgacacgtttttttttttttttttttactttaatagaCTTTACCATTACccataaattaatcaaaaacagattaaatgaatgaacCACATGAAATCAAATTAAACTGTTCTTGGtagtgattattcccatgctgacactgttgcagacagacaagaggccatcacaaatagttgaaatgacaataaaggttttgaccagtaggggggtttgtgagcacatgaagcctcgAGAAATGAACCTTTTTTTGAACCAATTGGATGAAAAGCTTCAAGGCTTCATGGGGCTTCATTTGGCCATCACTAATTGCAATAATCAAACAGTTAAGATGTGGGAATTCACACCAACCTGtgcctgcagccttttttatgtCCAAGATGCACTCTGGCGTCAAACAGGTCTTTCACCGAGAAGAGCTCTGACACACGGAAAAAGTCTGGCTTCTCAAGTGGCAGGCTTAGTACTTTATCTGTATGTAGGAGAAATAACATTGCTGAAAGTATGAAGATACAAAACTTTCTCACACACCACTGCTAGCTCGTTTACTTACCTGAAATCATTTCTGGTTGGGGTGATTTGATGGACGCTGCGGTGGAGTAGTGATGTCCACAGGGGTATCCGAGTGTAACCGCCCCGGAGTGTCGTAGCCCTAAAAGCCCTACATATAAAGAGAGAAATGTCGGTCAGAATATCAGACATCAAATTGCAGTAAGCGATTACTGCTAGCTATCTAGCTAGCCACGGACGTTAGCTCATTTGCTAACTTGTCAGTTTGGTTTACAAGCATAAGACAAACCAACCTAAAAACAGTTGTTTACATCTAAAGTGGCATACATGCACTCACGATATAAAGACGATAATTTACTTCGtcggataattaaaataacattgaGCGGATACCTCTCGTCAGCGCCCGAGCAGCCATGCTTGCTTGATTACCACAGAAGGTCAGCAAACTGCGACTGCGTGTTTGTAGTTCCTGCACTGCCGTAAAATGATGTCGTGACAGTTTGCTAATAATGAACTACAATACCCAAGATGCCACACCATTCTTTGAAATTCCCGAACTTTATTGGACAAATATTCAAACTGAATATAACAACCCCATGTTATTTAGCTATGACAAAACAATCTATcgttaatttaagaaataaattatatagaatgtttggcaaaaaaaaacgtaacagctgttgaatatatgttttaactggtcattgcattaaaatgctagAATAACTCCAGATTTAGAACAAACGTTTAGCAATAAAAATTCGTCTTTCTACAACAAAAGAAGCCCAACTGTAGATCCATCTGATTAAGGACAGTCcaatcagtttaaaaaaaacaaacaaacaaaaaccctgACATTATTGGACCGAAAATATTCAGTggaaatatgaagaaaaaaaaggtttacttTTAGTACAAAGCTGTGAAAAACTCTTCATTGGTTAAACAAACAATGTGAACTTTCTTCCATTTACCCCTACATATTTTGTAGAATATTCATTGTATAACCCACAACATTACAGAAggcaacatatttttttcaaaacccaactcaaaaatgttttgtaaaaaacagcaacatcaaAATTAACAGCAACCTTGCATAAAGAAATGTGCATTCctaaaaaagtgcaaaatatTAAACCTACATACTGTCATATCAAAAACCTTCTACAAGCATGTTTCAAATGTAGAGTTTTATCTTGTTATCCTGTGGACACTGGACACTTCCTGTcctgaaaaagatgaaaatctAAGATGAATGTTTTTATATACATCACTGTGATCATTCTCTGTGGAAACACTAACTTTTTgagtccaaacacacacacacacgcacctgTTGACTGGAATGAACTGAAGCTTTCTTTTGACACGTTGCACAACTTTGCTCTGCACGGGAGCGTTACTGTGAGAAGGTACCCCCTGCAAGCATTGTGTAGAACATATTTCACACTCTGGATATGGGCAACTTTTTGGTCAAAGCAGAATGAGTTTGGGGAGTTTAGCTTAACCGCTAACTGAATGTCTGATTTCACTATAAAGGGATCCTAAGACAAAAACCAAGTCTCTACATAATTGTACCTTCTTGCTTTTTTCAGGCAGATACCTCCTGTTGAATATGGTGCTTCTCTCCTCTGAGGTAAGAGCAATGTAAGGTCTGAAGGTGATGCCAGGGTCAATGGCACTGGACAAAGACCTGGGCAAGGCAGAGCAGGACACACATCAGACCAACTCCCAAAAATGACTTTATGCTCTAATGGTTGATTTCAAAGTCCATCTTCAGGCCAGAAAACGTAAGAAACTATAATGCAaatcattaattattaatgaGAAAGACCCATTTTAGCTCTGATTCCACTCTTTATTACACAGATGCACTTAAAAGACACAgcaaaaggttgtttttttctgaaagagtaaaagaaaaaagaaaacacttcttacaaaatatttacaaaacctGGCAATGCACAGCATGttcagtaactttttttttcataaacaaaaataaatagccTTTTTTCACATAGgaaattcaagaaaaaaaatcaacatgacAAAGAAATAAACACACTAAATATCAAGTTTAGCAAGACAGAGAGGAGTAACTATGTGGCTTCTGTGGAATCTGGAACATCACTTGAGCCATAGAGGTAATAAGTCCAAGACTGTTAATAGTGGCTTTCATTAACAACTGAGCTTTAAATTCCCATCTATGAGTTTAAACCATACAATGAGCTTAGAGCACTGAGTCTGAAAAACAAACGTTGTTGGGAAGCAGTAGTACAATATCTCCATGGTAGTCGAGAAAGGATCCAAGCTTGTTCCAGAACCAAATGGGGTTTAAAATTGGTCTAAAAATGGTGCCTATAAAAGGTtaagtgttttaaaaatgttagcTGGCTTTCTCTTTTTATGTGCAAAAGTTAGAAAGGCTCTCCATCTGTTGGGTGTGAGGTGAGAAGGTTATTTTCTGGAATTATCAAAATTACAAGCACCCAGATCTAGAGCTTCAGCAGTGTGGTTATTagagatgggggaaaaaattgatacagcatattatcgcaatattttgcatggcaatattatactGATatatggccgccaagtatcgatatttagtgttctgACTTCTGGCGGGCTGTCAGTATTCTCACCGTATTTTTGGAGggaggctgtagtgggctcacttttaggaatatactagaGATATaacatgaaactagaagatctaatgaaTCTATAGGCATCAGGATATCGTGCCGGGAAgatgttgaaataacgctgcaaagttaggcttgttttttatgtttctctgAAGAAAAATTCAGGATTTGAGTGAagtttaaagttgaggaaagtttgagaaattgCTGCAATTATTGTCATTCATACTTGTTTGATATCGGTTAAGTTCAAaatgactgaatactttgttggtcagtctgtgggtttgactatCGTTGGGGAGAAatgaaaagactgaagtgagttGAATAGACAGAATTTTcccttatttgacaaaacaattctgacacaaaatgcagttaaacagttaaattgcaatatattgtatggcAATACTCTCCATATTGCAAAAtacttaatacaataaaatcgTATGGTGgtgcctctggtgattcccacctctagtgGTTTCTATTTAAAGAGGTATGGAGGGATAAAAAAGCGATATATAGAGCCCCAGCTACACAGTGATGAATACAATAAACGGTTGGCATGGTAGAATCTGGGCAGTTAAAGTCACAGTAAGCTGTATTATTCTCTAAAACATTTAGGAGACTAAACATAGATTTTATTAAATGTTACTGCATGTTAAAGGGCATTTTGATTATGACACACCATATTGCTCTGTTGTTTGAGAGTTATACTGATGAGGGATTTTCATTATTGTTTTCCTGATCGACTGATTAATCTTTTCCCGGCAGAACTTCGCAGAGCTCAATGTGACAACTTCaaatttctctttttgttcGACTTGAAGAATTTCAATTTACTGTCTATATgccagagaaaagcagcaaatcattccacttgagaagctggaaccaatTTGGAATTTTTGCCTGACTGAAAAGATTAACAGATTTTCATAATAGTTGCTGATTAAATTTATGTCAATCACTTGAGAATTTACTGTTTTGCATGCATGTCctttttctgtttcacaatAATTCATCCAGTAATGGTACCAAGCTGTTATTTTTTGACTCACTATACACCAAAATGGGATTTGATCtaatcataaaatatatttcatctTCTGGCTTTTACTGAGATCTCTGTAATGATGGCAGTGATGGAAATATATTACAATAACACTTTCACttttgcacataaaaaaaaaaaaaaaaaaaaagagtaattgaaaaaaatctacatattacattaaatgggATAAGATAACGTAATAACAGCATGTATATTTCTGATTAACATCGCAAATTTGTGTTGTCCCTCTGTGACATTAAAAAGATACATCCAAATCTTAAGCATTTGGTCTTAACCTTAAATCTTTATTTCTTCATATTGAGGTTATTTTTCTTGGTCACATAAAAGGTGAAAGATATTtaggatgatgtcatttttctgCAAGGACGTATTCTGCATTTAGATAGCACTACTTATGCAGTCTGCGTCTTGTACCAATATGTTACTGTATTGCTTTTCAAATAATTGATGATATGAATTAACCTCAGAGCACAAAAAAGCAGTCATGATGGTGCAATTGTGTTACATAGCAATATAAAtgtacaaacacatttttaaaaaatgcctgttttgttttatcatgAACAAAAATTCCCTTCAAGCCTATAAATGACCTTGACCATAGCTTACATTATGTTTATTAGCAGGGTGCAATCATGAAATGAAGTCATATAAAATTGGATTATGATGCTATGGGACATAGAGGCCAAAGAAAATACTTACAATGTGGAAAAGCCCTGCTTCTTCTCTGGTTCTCTCCTGTTGCCTGACTCACATTCTGCCTCATCTAGAAACTCGTCGTCTGTTCTGTCTAGATGCACTTCTTTATCATCTATCTTCATGCTCTCGCCTTCTCTCTTTATCTCACTTAGCAAGTCCGCTCTCTCCTTTCCCTCCATCCTTTCCCTGCTTCGAACCTGGACATGGTTGGTCCTATTAGATTCCAGCTCGACAAACACACTCTTGTCCTTAGAAATATGCACCatactctctgtctctccttctaTAGGGCACTGTGACCTGTGGCCGGGTGCAAGGCTCTGTGTAAAGGATATCCTCGGATGTTGCCCGGCAGAAGTCAAAAGATTCAAAACAGGAGATCTGAAAGTTGTATTTACATTTGTCTCTGTATAGCAAGGGAAAGGGGATCTGCTGGTCCTTGCAGAGGACCAGGCAGTAACTGGAGTCTGTGATCTGGGCCCCCCGCTTTGATATGGTGGGGTTGCTGAAGCAGTCTCGTTAATTTTAGATGAAGTGATATGGAATGGAGTTCGAATATGAGTCCGAGTGTCAGTTGTGGGGAGTCCGAGGCTCTGGCGCCACTTGATTGACTCAGAGCGAGAATGAGCAATGTTCGGACTCAGAACTGGCCGAACTCTCTCCATCTGCGGGCTGACGTCCTGGACGGCACCTTTCCCAGTGCTGGGCCTCCATTGCTCTGTTCTAGCTGCCCCCGCCCCATCTGCTGGCTCCAGAAGACTGCAGGATTGGGCTGAGGACAGATGCGACTGTGCAGCGACAGTAGAGAAGTCTGGCAGAAAACTCGGTGGCGTTGGAGGCTGACTTCTCAGAGGAGATTGTCCGGAGAGAGGACTGATACTTATTCGTGGAATTTCAGCCAGCTGATTTTCCTGTTTGATGTCTTCATCTTTAAGTGGGGGACAAAACACAGCAGAACCGTTCCTCGACAACTCTCCATCTTTACTTTTCTCTGTGATGGAAACTTTTGCCTTCTCAGCCAGAAACTTCCTGATCTCTAGCTCAATGCTGTCATCACTGTCTACTGAACTGCTATCTTCCTTTATCTCAAGAGCAGTTGGAGTATTGTGGAGCAACGTGGTGTTTTGAACCCCAGTTGCCGTTTCACCTTCATGCATATCATGGTCTTTACTCTTATGAGTTGGTTTAACTTGTGAAATAGTCTTTTTACTCAATCCAGACTTGTCTTTCATGTTACCCTTACTCTTTTCTACTGTTTTCAAAGGGCTGTGCTGGGAAATAGAGTCAGGTTTCAACTTTTTGGTCTTTAGAGTATTTCCCAGCAGTGGTTCTTCATCCTTGGGGCACATCCTTGATTTCCGCTTTAAGTCTCTggtttttttctttgacttcttttttGTCTTGAGCAGGTCTTTTATAGCTGTGTCTAGGTCCTCGTCACTGTCAAGCGAGCtgcttttttctccactttgcTCCGTCTTATGTAATTCAGCTGTTGGATGTGGTGGGCTTCTACGGAAAAACACCAATGGGCTGATTCCACTTCCGTGCTCAGATGAAGGTTTGGGTGCAGTTTCTTTGACATTGTTATCCGTCCCGGACGTGTTGGAATTGCTACAGTTTTCCTCTTTACGTTTTCTTCTTTGTGTCAAAGACAATCTATTAGGTTTCTTTTGTGTCACAACTTGTTTTGCCTTTGCTTTCTCTGGTTCATTTACACTTTGAGGCTCTTGAGTCGTAGCAGTGGGCGGTTGTTTATGCATTTGGGCCTTCTGCTCAAGAAACATCCTGATTTCTTGTTCTATCCCCTCTTCACTATCAATGGAGCTGCCATCACTTTCTTCATCTGGGCAGTTGTCAAGAGCTGAAGATTGCAAGGAAGATTCGATGGGGGCACAACTGCTAAGGCCAACACTATTATGGAAGGCCCCAGGCATGACAGTTTTTGAAATGTCCAGTATTGCCTCAGCACACATGAGCTCTGCAGGTGTACTAACCTTTGGAGGGGCAGGGATAGACTGCTCTTTAAAACCTTCTACTTTAAACAAAAGCAATCCATTTCCTTTACCCTTCGAGCTCTCTGGGAGTGTATTCTTGGTTATGGAAACGGACGCCGAAGGAGGTTGAACAGATTTCCCTTctttctctgctctgctcttcttcttcttcctcagtCTGTGTTTCTTCATATTTTCCGTGCTTGTACTTCCAACAGAATGTATAAATGACTTTGTGAAGGGCTTTTGCTTGTGTGGAGTTGTGTTCAGGACACTCTTCTCTTTGAGTTGCTCAAGTTGATAGCAGCGAATAGCTTCTTCAATTCCATCATCGCTAGTGGAGTCAGAGTCCTCTTTGAATACATATGGATTGAAAGGTTCCCTTTTGTTTTGCTGCTCCTTTTTCTCTAACTGGTATCTCTGTATAGCTTCCTCAATGCCATCGTCACTACTGGAATCATTTGAGTCTTCCTCCACTTTAACTATGGCCGGGCACTTTATTTTGTTGAAGaggctgtttgtttttgaggggCTCTTTGTCTGCTCTCTGGGCAATGCTAAAATTTTGGTTTGTGTACTTTTAGTCACATCCAATTTGTGTTTGATATACTTCTTGATAGGAATAACAGCTGGTGCTGTGACAGTTTCAGCTTTGACACTTTTTGGAAACTGGCTGCTTGCAATCAAAAATGTATTGCCATCAGTGTTCTGTTTGGAAATCTCAGGAACAGATAGGGTTTTCTTGGGgattttggatgattggataaAGGTGAAGCACGGTTCCGCCTTTCGTTTGTGATCATCCTTTTCCTTCAGGTATTCAAGTATTGCCTCCTCAATTCCTCTGTCTACAGAATCATCGCTGTCCGAGTCACTGCTCTCATGGTTGATTGGAGAGGAAATAGCTGCCTGTTGGTTTTCAGTGGGACCTTTATTTTTGGTTTCCACATAAGATCCCATTGCACCCTTGCAGACTTGGGGATGACCTTCCTGTCCGGAAAGCACATTTCCCTCCATCTCGTCGCCCATCTCAAGCGAGGACTGGGTGCTCCTAAGGCTCTCTATGATCATCTGGACCTTATCAGAGATAGGTGTGCCTATGGTGGACAACTCAGTGTCAGAGTCATTGAAGCAGTTTGGAAGTCTAAAGCCTCCAGGTGGGCCACATGTTCTCCATTTTGTTTGTGTCGCTGCGACAGGTGGTACATTCATCAAGTACATTCTAGTGAAGTGAGGTGATGTCCTCCACCATTGGAGTGCAGCTGCCTCCGATCACAAGCACATTGTTCAACctgagaagaaaacagaaagagaaatggTAACAGGAAAGTCAAACtagtttggaaaaataaagCCCCTATCTTTAGAGTTCCTGTGTgtatcatttattaaattattttaatggcaAACGGTACAAAATCACTGTCCACCAGCTAAAGGCtgcttaaaaatgcaaatggtCAGTATTTTCTTTACTGTCTTTAGTACCCTGATGGCAAACATTATTTATTCTGTGTCCACATGTCCAGTCCTTTGCAAGAGCTGTGAATGAAGCCCATTATACCGCTGGAGAATTGCAAACCGATCCATTTTATTGAGTTTgatgaaaaaaactgaataattatgcagaaatataatatattgagATAATTTGGCAATCTACTTTATAATTAATATTgtacctgattattattattatacttttagTTTCATGATCTGTCCCCGTTGTTGATCTCTCACCATGACAGAGACGAAAACATGGTGCtatgtaacaaataataatgttgAAAAAGTACCTCTGTACTTACATTTGTTTCTGAACATTTCATTTTGTCAGTTGCCTACAAACTGGCTTAAACACCAGGTTCAAGAAAATAACATTTCCCCCCTCtacatatatacacatcaaCTAATGAATAGAAGTAGATTTGTTGGAAACAGACTATAACAATATGTTCATTTCCACTTCCTTTCCTTCCCGCTATTTTACTTAACCTACACTTTGTCACATTGGCCAATACTAAAAGAGACATCCAATCACAACACATATTCTTGCAGCTACACATCCTCAATATGCAGCAGAAAGGGTAATATCAGTGCTCTGCTGCCATCCTGTGGAGGAACTTGATGTGACCATTTTGCAGTAGCTTATTGCAGGCTGTTGTATGTGTTGTTAAcaggttaaaaataaaaggtgatACAT from Centropristis striata isolate RG_2023a ecotype Rhode Island chromosome 19, C.striata_1.0, whole genome shotgun sequence includes the following:
- the ppp1r26 gene encoding protein phosphatase 1 regulatory subunit 26, with the translated sequence MYLMNVPPVAATQTKWRTCGPPGGFRLPNCFNDSDTELSTIGTPISDKVQMIIESLRSTQSSLEMGDEMEGNVLSGQEGHPQVCKGAMGSYVETKNKGPTENQQAAISSPINHESSDSDSDDSVDRGIEEAILEYLKEKDDHKRKAEPCFTFIQSSKIPKKTLSVPEISKQNTDGNTFLIASSQFPKSVKAETVTAPAVIPIKKYIKHKLDVTKSTQTKILALPREQTKSPSKTNSLFNKIKCPAIVKVEEDSNDSSSDDGIEEAIQRYQLEKKEQQNKREPFNPYVFKEDSDSTSDDGIEEAIRCYQLEQLKEKSVLNTTPHKQKPFTKSFIHSVGSTSTENMKKHRLRKKKKSRAEKEGKSVQPPSASVSITKNTLPESSKGKGNGLLLFKVEGFKEQSIPAPPKVSTPAELMCAEAILDISKTVMPGAFHNSVGLSSCAPIESSLQSSALDNCPDEESDGSSIDSEEGIEQEIRMFLEQKAQMHKQPPTATTQEPQSVNEPEKAKAKQVVTQKKPNRLSLTQRRKRKEENCSNSNTSGTDNNVKETAPKPSSEHGSGISPLVFFRRSPPHPTAELHKTEQSGEKSSSLDSDEDLDTAIKDLLKTKKKSKKKTRDLKRKSRMCPKDEEPLLGNTLKTKKLKPDSISQHSPLKTVEKSKGNMKDKSGLSKKTISQVKPTHKSKDHDMHEGETATGVQNTTLLHNTPTALEIKEDSSSVDSDDSIELEIRKFLAEKAKVSITEKSKDGELSRNGSAVFCPPLKDEDIKQENQLAEIPRISISPLSGQSPLRSQPPTPPSFLPDFSTVAAQSHLSSAQSCSLLEPADGAGAARTEQWRPSTGKGAVQDVSPQMERVRPVLSPNIAHSRSESIKWRQSLGLPTTDTRTHIRTPFHITSSKINETASATPPYQSGGPRSQTPVTAWSSARTSRSPFPCYTETNVNTTFRSPVLNLLTSAGQHPRISFTQSLAPGHRSQCPIEGETESMVHISKDKSVFVELESNRTNHVQVRSRERMEGKERADLLSEIKREGESMKIDDKEVHLDRTDDEFLDEAECESGNRREPEKKQGFSTLSLSSAIDPGITFRPYIALTSEERSTIFNRRYLPEKSKKGVPSHSNAPVQSKVVQRVKRKLQFIPVNRTGSVQCPQDNKIKLYI
- the mrps2 gene encoding 28S ribosomal protein S2, mitochondrial produces the protein MAARALTRGLLGLRHSGAVTLGYPCGHHYSTAASIKSPQPEMISDKVLSLPLEKPDFFRVSELFSVKDLFDARVHLGHKKGCRHRLMEPYLYGCRMDQDIIDLDQTMEHLQLALNFTAHIAYRGGIILFISRQRQFSHLVESTAKGCGEYAHTRYWQGGLLTNAPVQYGPGVRLPDLIIFLSTLNNVFQSHVAIRDAAKMNIPTVGVVDSNCNPSLLTYPVPGNDDTAVAVELYCRLFKMAINRAKDKRKQVEMLGGLLLPSTPSS